A single region of the Lotus japonicus ecotype B-129 chromosome 4, LjGifu_v1.2 genome encodes:
- the LOC130713897 gene encoding calmodulin-lysine N-methyltransferase, translating to MENKTNEKASSLRWKILRRALLSHPPTPNPDEQSQTSIKRISRRTSNGFNMIPSHIVDDERSSLSKCNGSAARDARVCYSLPIPGSPQLFLTQRVDNRADLSDFEICNRYNIDNTGLVCNWPSEDVLAHYCLSNADIFRSKNVIELGSGYGLAGFVISAVTEASKVVISDGNPQVVDYTQHNIEANSGAFGETIVKSMMLHWNQEDIFNVTDTFDIIIASDCTFFKDFHKGLAQVVKHLLSKAASSEAIFLSPNRGNSLDLFLEVAQEIGLHFSVTENYDNDVLKRHERFLSGEDRVSWPSYDKDHCYPLLIRITL from the exons ATGGAAAACAAAACGAACGAGAAAGCTTCCTCTCTGCGATGGAAAATCCTTCGTCGCGCGCTTCTCTCTCACCCTCCCACTCCAAACCCAG ATGAGCAATCTCAAACCAGTATTAAGCGCATTTCAAGAAGGACCAGTAATGGTTTCAACATGATACCCTCTCATATAGTCGATGATGAACGTAGTAGTTTGAGTAAATGCAATGGTTCTGCAGCAAGGGATGCTCGCGTTTGTTACAGTTTACCCATCCCTGGTTCTCCACAACTATTTTTAAC ACAACGAGTGGACAACCGAGCTGACCTCAGTGATTTTGAGATATGTAACAGATACAACATCGACAACACTGGGCTTGTGT GTAATTGGCCATCAGAAGACGTTCTTGCTCACTATTGCTTGTCAAATGCTGATATATTCAG GTCTAAAAACGTTATTGAGCTTGGTTCTGGCTACGGCTTGGCTGGATTTGTTATTTCAGCTGTTACCGAGGCATCGAAAGTTGTAATCTCTGATGGAAATCCACAagtggttgatt ATACTCAGCATAACATTGAAGCCAACTCTGGAGCATTTGGGGAAACAATTGTGAAGTCTATGATGCTTCACTGGAATCAGGAAGATATATTTAATGTTACTGACACTTTTGACATCATTATCGCAAGTGATTG CACTTTCTTTAAGGATTTCCACAAAGGCCTTGCTCAAGTTGTCAAACACTTGTTATCAAAAGCAGCTTCTTCTGAGGCGATATTTCTAAGTCCGAATAGAGGCAACTCGTTGGACCTGTTCTTGGAGGTAGCACAAGAAATTGGCTTGCATTTCAGTGTAACAGAGAACTATGACAATGATGTCTTGAAACGTCATGAGCGATTCTTGAGTGGTGAAGATAGGGTCTCTTGGCCCAGTTATGATAAAGATCACTGCTATCCACTCTTAATCAGAATTACCCTTTGA
- the LOC130711338 gene encoding oligopeptide transporter 7-like — protein MDDDHEINAPLITTHRSTTNHATTSGDISPSPAGENSPIEQVALTVPVTDDPSLPTFTFRTWILGTLACVVLSFLNQFFGFRREPLSVTAISAQIAVLPLGHLMASTVTDRVFFRGKRWEFTLNPGRFNVKEHVLITIFASSGAASVYAIHFVTAVKVFYRKDMTAVVALLVVVTTQVLGFGWAGVFRRYLVEPAAMWWPQNLVQVSLFRALHEKEERPKGGLTRNQFFLIAFICSFAYYVFPGYLFPMLSSLSWVCWIFPTSVLAHQLGSGLHGLGVGAVGLDWSTICAYLGSPLASPWFATANVAAGFGIFMYVIMPIAYWLNLYNARRFPIFSDGLFMSDGEKYNISSIMDSKFHLDMEAYHRQGPLYLSTMFAMVYGIGFACLSATLVHVFLFHGSEIMQLSKSAFQDKKIDIHTKIMRKYYKHVPEWWFVCILLFTIMATVFICEYYTDQLQLPWWGVILACVVAILFTLPVGILRATTNQAPSLNIITEFIIGYIRPGYPVGVMLFKVYGNVSMKQAVFFLQDFKLGHYMKIPPRAMFMAQVLGTLVSALVHLVTMWWLMNTVPNFCDKELLPQGSPWTCPGDHVFYDSSVIWGLIGPRRIFGDLGHYSAINWFFLAGAIAPFLVWLAHKAFPEKEWIRLITVPVLLGALSELPPATAVNYSSWILVGFASGFVAYRYHRGWWSRHNYVLSGALDAGLAFMGVLLYLCLGMQHISLDWWGSDSDGCSLASCPTAPGVKSEGCPLY, from the exons ATGGATGATGACCACGAAATCAACGCTCCTCTAA TTACAACCCACCGCAGCACCACCAACCACGCTACCACTTCCGGCGACATTTCCCCCTCACCGGCCGGCGAAAATTCCCCAATCGAGCAGGTGGCGCTGACAGTCCCAGTAACCGACGATCCTTCTCTCCCTACCTTCACCTTCAGAACATGGATCCTCGGAACACTCGCGTGCGTCGTCCTCTCGTTCCTCAACCAATTCTTCGGATTCCGCCGCGAGCCGCTCTCCGTCACGGCGATCTCGGCGCAGATCGCCGTGCTACCGCTGGGACACCTCATGGCGTCGACGGTGACGGATCGAGTGTTTTTCAGGGGGAAGAGGTGGGAGTTCACGCTGAATCCGGGGAGGTTCAACGTGAAGGAGCACGTGCTCATCACCATCTTCGCGAGCTCCGGTGCGGCTAGCGTCTACGCGATTCATTTCGTGACGGCTGTTAAGGTGTTTTACCGGAAGGATATGACGGCTGTGGTGGCGTTGCTGGTGGTTGTGACGACGCAGGTTTTGGGGTTCGGTTGGGCGGGGGTTTTCCGGCGGTATTTGGTGGAGCCCGCTGCTATGTGGTGGCCCCAGAACCTCGTTCAGGTCTCGCTTTTCAG GGCGCTGCACGAGAAAGAGGAAAGGCCAAAAGGCGGGTTAACTCGGAACCAGTTCTTCCTCATAGCTTTCATTTGCAGCTTTGCTTATTATGTCTTTCCAGGCTACTTGTTCCCAATGTTATCCTCACTTTCCTGGGTCTGCTGGATTTTCCCCACTTCTGTACTAGCACACCAGTTAGGTTCAGGGTTGCATGGTCTTGGAGTTGGTGCTGTTGGTCTTGACTGGTCCACCATATGTGCTTATCTTGGCAGCCCTCTGGCCAGTCCATGGTTTGCCACGGCTAACGTTGCTGCTGGTTTTGGCATTTTCATGTATGTCATCATGCCCATTGCTTATTGGCTCAACCTTTACAACGCAAGAAGATTTCCCATATTTTCAGATGGTCTATTCATGTCCGATGGTGAAAAATACAATATCTCAAGTATCATGGATTCCAAGTTTCACCTAGACATGGAGGCTTATCACCGTCAAGGCCCTCTTTATCTTAGCACCATGTTTGCTATGGTATATGGCATTGGTTTTGCTTGCCTCTCTGCAACCCTAGTTCATGTGTTTCTCTTCCATGGGAG TGAAATAATGCAGTTGAGTAAGTCTGCTTTCCAAGACAAGAAGATAGATATACACACGAAGATCATGAGGAAGTATTACAAACATGTTCCTGAATGGTGGTTTGTTTGTATTCTTTTGTTCACTATCATGGCAACTGTATTTATTTGTGAGTATTATACTGATCAACTCCAGCTGCCATGGTGGGGTGTGATTTTAGCCTGTGTTGTTGCCATATTGTTTACTCTTCCagttggaatactcagagccaCGACAAATCAG GCACCGAGTTTGAATATCATCACAGAGTTCATAATTGGATACATTCGCCCAGGATATCCAGTTGGTGTCATGTTGTTTAAAGTGTATGGGAACGTGAGTATGAAACAAGCGGTTTTCTTTTTGCAAGATTTTAAGCTTGGCCATTACATGAAGATTCCTCCTAGAGCAATGTTCATGGCACAG GTACTTGGCACCTTAGTATCAGCATTGGTACATTTAGTAACAATGTGGTGGCTCATGAACACTGTACCAAATTTTTGTGATAAAGAATTGCTTCCACAAGGTAGCCCATGGACTTGCCCAGGTGATCATGTCTTCTATGATTCGTCTGTGATATGGGGTTTGATAGGGCCTCGAAGAATTTTTGGTGATCTTGGACACTACTCTGCCATCAATTGGTTTTTCTTGGCTGGTGCTATTGCCCCTTTCCTTGTTTGGCTTGCACACAAGGCATTCCCTGAAAAGGAATGGATTAGACTCATCACTGTTCCTGTGCTCTTGGGAGCATTATCTGAATTGCCACCTGCTACAGCAGTGAACTACTCCAGTTGGATTCTTGTTGGATTTGCATCAGGATTTGTTGCCTACCGTTACCACCGCGGCTGGTGGAGCCGCCACAATTATGTCTTGTCAGGTGCACTTGATGCTGGATTAGCCTTCATGGGTGTTTTGCTCTACTTGTGTTTAGGGATGCAGCATATCAGTTTAGATTGGTGGGGCAGTGACTCGGATGGGTGTTCCTTAGCTTCATGTCCAACTGCTCCAGGTGTTAAATCTGAAGGGTGTCCTCTTTACTAA
- the LOC130714432 gene encoding multisite-specific tRNA:(cytosine-C(5))-methyltransferase trm4b yields the protein MEHAAKAPLPEAFLHFLEANGLDPSIYTAVDSTPRYIRLKPGCEACLEEVEAEVKCKLEKLEWLPGFYSLPPHVHIAGSKPYKEGKIYGIDASSGAAVMALDISPGDHVLDLCAAPGAKLCMILDLLGDSGSVTGVDAARHRLAACRTMLQKYKLGDRCRLFVADGTAFSVIPQGFCSDSKSCESGLEERMDVFKEWTSRRPWKERKRANQSGTPQLVSRSQPPELIYYGQHSGVIGLTKGELYKTVSDNEIASHGYDKVLVDAECTHDGSVKHIQKFEHWGWLTLQRRLLDAERTDNLHALQLNLLTNGFRLLKVGGSLVYSTCSLTVAQNEDVVEQFLKENVTAELMEIDVARNWPCKGGRIPKTWRFDSLTSQTSGLFVAKFTKVVI from the exons ATGGAACACGCCGCAAAGGCGCCATTACCAGAAGCTTTCCTTCACTTCCTGGAGGCCAATGGGCTCGACCCATCCATCTACACCGCCGTCGATTCCACCCCACGATACATTCG GTTGAAACCCGGTTGCGAAGCTTgtcttgaagaggttgaagcaGAGGTGAAATGCAAGCTCGAGAAATTGGAATGGTTGCCAGGGTTTTACTCTCTTCCTCCTCATGTTCACATTGCTGGCTCTAAGCCTTACAAAGAAGGGaag ATATATGGAATTGATGCATCTTCAGGAGCTGCTGTTATGGCTTTAGATATATCACCTGGGGATCATGTCCTGGACCTATGTGCTGCTCCTG GTGCTAAACTTTGTATGATACTAGACCTTCTTGGTGATTCTGGCTCTGTTACGGGAGTTGATGCTGCGAGGCATCGATTGGCAGCATGTAGAACAATGCTGCAGAAATATAAACTGGGTGATCGATGCCGGCTTTTTGTTGCTGATGGAACAGCATTTTCAGTTATTCCTCAGGGGTTTTGTTCGGATTCTAAATCAT GCGAGTCTGGATTGGAAGAGAGAATGGATGTGTTCAAGGAGTGGACATCTAGGAGACCatggaaagagagaaaaagagcaAATCAAAGTGGGACTCCACAGTTGGTGTCTAGGTCTCAGCCTCCTGAACTCATATATTATGGACAACATTCTGGAGTTATTGGTCTTACTAAAGGAGAATTATATAAGACTGTATCTGACAATGAGATTGCAAGCCATGGCTATGACAAA GTCCTTGTGGATGCTGAATGCACTCATGACGGTTCAGTTAAACATATACAAAAGTTTGAACATTGGGGCTGGTTAACACTTCAACGCCGTTTGCTGGATGCTGAGAGGACTGATAATTTACATGCTCTTCAG CTGAATCTTCTCACCAACGGTTTCAGACTTCTAAAAGTTGGGGGGTCACTCGTATATAGCACTTGCAG CTTAACTGTTGCTCAAAATGAAGATGTGGTGGAGCAGTTCTTGAAGGAAAATGTGACTGCTG AGTTGATGGAGATAGATGTTGCTAGAAATTGGCCTTGCAAAGGTGGTCGCATACCAAAAACATGGCGATTTGACTCCTTAACATCACAAACCAGTGGACTCTTTGTGGCGAAGTTCACAAAAGTTGTCATATGA